Proteins encoded together in one Balaenoptera ricei isolate mBalRic1 chromosome 2, mBalRic1.hap2, whole genome shotgun sequence window:
- the LOC132359995 gene encoding uncharacterized protein LOC132359995: MAGLWSGQPSCIQAAFREASARAGFQKRQRNMLRRLRANHKRNHLDFAEGVWCEVADLYDADSEDLPGHSCSFNDCSLGSVNCDVPLHTLKSTSPGEVSLEDPLSANIPVLVLTAASWAPASPEASGLEVQGRTARLPGPPEDLGMAEEDWGPHDVGRHQGRARASRPPPRLGTERDRGPKLSLSKRKLELLLAEPEKNKRKKQYVA, from the exons ATGGCTGGTCTGTGGAGCGGCCAACCCAGCTGCATCCAGGCAGCGTTCCGCGAGGCCAGCGCCAGGGCCGGATTCCAGAAGAGGCAGAGAAACATGCTCCGTCGCCTCAGG gccaaTCACAAGAGGAATCACCTGGACTTTGCTGAA GGAG TCTGGTGCGAGGTGGCGG ATCTTTATGATGCCGATTCAGAAGACCTCCCCGGTCACTCCTGTAGTTTCAACGACTGCTCTCTGGGCAGTGTGAACTGTGACGTGCCTTTGCACACGCTCAAGTCCACGAGTCCAGGGGAGGTGAGCTTAGAAGACCCCCTCTCGGCGAACATTCCAGTCCTGGTCCTGACGGCCGCCAGCTGGGCCCCTGCATCCCCGGAGGCCAGCGGCCTGGAGGTGCAGGGGCGGACGGCCAGGCTCCCAGGACCCCCGGAGGACTTGGGGATGGCGGAGGAGGACTGGGGACCCCACGACGTCGGCAGACACCAGGGCAGAGCCAGAGCATCACGGCCGCCACCTAGACTCGGGACCGAGAGGGACAGGGGGCCCAAGCTCTCACTCTCCAAGAGGAAACTGGAACTTTTACTTGCAGAGcctgagaaaaataagagaaagaagcagTATGTGGCCTAG